From a region of the Halolamina sp. CBA1230 genome:
- a CDS encoding NAD(P)/FAD-dependent oxidoreductase, whose protein sequence is MHVVIIGAYGSAGVAVADGLVDHVGGEIDRLTLVDDGEPGGGLCILRGCMPSKEVLSAAAHRYQARADHRLDGGAHEMDLESIVDTKDDHVLGFAEHRRGHVHDLAEREGVEFVHATARLDGADRVELYEDGPGSDPTRTLDADYVAVSTGSTLNVPDLPGIEDVEYMDSADVLDATELPDSGVVMGFGYVGLEMVPYLAEAGVDLTVIEHDERPLDDAPPAFGDELLEMYREEFGVEILTTTDEKALEPTDDGVRLTCETDSGAERVIDAEELFLFTGRRPNVDGLGLETAGVDVGPGFVEDTMQAADAETLFFPGDVNDKEPLLHIAKEQGQLAAENILAHGRDEELEAFEFTPHHVMFTGAGVYPYTRVGHTAETAREELDDPIVTRRQASDDGVFKTKDASRGLAELVVARDGTVVGYQGLHYHADAMAKTMQVIVEMGLDAREIPDRAFHPTTPEIIDGLLRDAVDRLD, encoded by the coding sequence ATGCACGTCGTCATCATCGGTGCCTACGGTAGCGCCGGCGTCGCGGTCGCGGACGGACTGGTCGACCACGTCGGCGGGGAGATCGATCGTCTCACGCTCGTCGACGACGGCGAGCCCGGCGGCGGGCTCTGTATCCTCCGGGGCTGTATGCCGTCGAAGGAGGTGCTCTCCGCGGCTGCCCACCGTTACCAGGCCCGCGCGGACCACCGCCTCGACGGCGGCGCCCACGAGATGGATCTCGAATCGATCGTCGACACGAAGGACGATCACGTCCTCGGTTTCGCCGAACACCGCCGGGGGCACGTCCACGACCTCGCCGAGCGCGAGGGCGTCGAGTTCGTCCACGCGACCGCGCGCCTCGACGGCGCCGACCGCGTGGAACTGTACGAGGACGGTCCCGGGAGCGACCCGACCCGCACGCTCGACGCCGACTACGTCGCGGTCAGTACCGGCAGCACGCTGAACGTCCCCGACCTCCCCGGGATCGAGGACGTCGAGTACATGGACTCCGCGGACGTGCTCGACGCGACCGAGCTCCCGGACTCGGGGGTAGTGATGGGCTTTGGCTACGTCGGGCTGGAGATGGTCCCCTACCTGGCGGAGGCGGGCGTCGATCTGACCGTGATCGAGCACGACGAGCGACCGCTCGACGACGCGCCGCCGGCGTTCGGCGACGAACTGCTCGAGATGTACCGCGAGGAGTTCGGCGTCGAGATCCTCACGACCACCGACGAGAAGGCGCTCGAACCGACCGACGACGGGGTTCGGCTCACCTGCGAGACGGACTCAGGAGCGGAACGAGTGATCGATGCGGAGGAACTGTTCCTCTTCACGGGCCGCCGCCCGAACGTCGACGGTCTCGGGCTGGAAACCGCGGGCGTCGACGTCGGCCCCGGGTTCGTCGAGGACACGATGCAGGCCGCGGACGCCGAGACGCTCTTTTTCCCCGGCGACGTGAACGACAAGGAGCCGCTGCTGCATATCGCGAAGGAGCAGGGGCAGCTCGCCGCCGAGAACATCCTCGCACACGGCCGGGACGAGGAACTGGAGGCGTTCGAGTTCACCCCTCACCACGTGATGTTCACCGGCGCCGGCGTCTACCCGTACACCAGAGTGGGCCACACCGCCGAGACCGCCCGTGAGGAACTGGACGATCCGATCGTCACGCGCCGGCAGGCGTCGGACGACGGGGTGTTCAAGACCAAGGACGCGTCACGCGGCCTCGCGGAACTCGTCGTCGCCCGCGACGGCACGGTCGTCGGCTATCAGGGGCTGCATTACCACGCCGATGCCATGGCCAAGACGATGCAAGTGATCGTCGAGATGGGGCTGGATGCCCGGGAGATCCCGGATCGGGCGTTCCACCCGACGACGCCCGAGATCATCGACGGGCTACTGCGCGACGCGGTCGACCGCCTCGACTAG
- a CDS encoding alpha/beta fold hydrolase, with protein MTTPSTTQWSTFSTVEDRQVAFTEYGDPDGVPVLFLHGTPGSRQLGELFHADARDLGVRLIAPDRPGYGRSDPWPERSIADAGTYLTDLLDDAGVETAGVIGFSGGGAHALALAATHPDRVGAVDVVAGVTPPSTREKTPTPQRVLSALASATPTLLGGLFRGQAWLAERLDPSFVLTQYTDDPESIPERAGTVVKEEFLEAFAESRSGTVTEFRNTAAAWGVPFDALDADVRFRHGGNDTNVPIASARRLYERIPSAEFHALDDADHLQTLLRAAPDALAAQADES; from the coding sequence ATGACGACACCCTCCACCACGCAGTGGTCGACGTTCAGCACAGTTGAGGACCGACAGGTCGCCTTCACCGAGTACGGCGACCCAGACGGCGTTCCGGTGCTCTTCCTCCACGGGACGCCCGGATCGCGTCAGCTCGGCGAACTGTTCCACGCCGACGCCCGCGATCTAGGTGTCAGACTGATCGCGCCCGACCGTCCGGGGTACGGCCGCTCGGACCCGTGGCCCGAGCGCTCGATCGCCGACGCCGGGACGTACCTCACCGACCTTCTCGACGACGCCGGCGTCGAGACGGCGGGCGTGATCGGGTTCTCCGGCGGCGGCGCTCACGCCCTCGCCCTCGCGGCGACGCATCCCGACCGCGTCGGGGCTGTCGACGTCGTCGCCGGCGTGACGCCGCCGAGCACCCGGGAGAAGACGCCGACACCACAGCGCGTGCTCTCGGCACTGGCGAGCGCGACGCCGACGCTGCTCGGCGGCCTGTTCCGTGGGCAGGCGTGGCTCGCCGAACGGCTCGACCCCTCGTTCGTGCTCACGCAGTACACCGACGACCCCGAGTCCATCCCGGAGCGAGCAGGGACGGTAGTGAAAGAGGAGTTCCTCGAAGCGTTCGCCGAATCGAGATCGGGCACCGTCACCGAGTTCCGCAACACCGCGGCGGCGTGGGGCGTTCCGTTCGACGCGCTCGACGCCGACGTTCGCTTCCGGCACGGCGGGAACGACACCAACGTCCCGATTGCGAGCGCGCGTCGACTGTACGAACGGATCCCGTCGGCCGAGTTCCACGCCCTCGACGACGCCGACCACCTCCAGACGTTGCTGCGTGCGGCCCCGGATGCGCTTGCGGCCCAGGCCGACGAGTCGTAG
- the nucS gene encoding endonuclease NucS, translated as MSATTLHRPAHRDALEALSVAFDRGELVTVFGRCTVEYDGRAASSLGPGDRLLILKPDGTALVHTDEQRTPVNWQPPGSEHHVAVRDGRLRVRSERENPDETLDVRFERVEQVSALPVTGGRSVDVYGSEEDLRQRILDDPDLVEPGFEPEATERETAAGPVDVFGHDDEGRPVIVELKRRRVGPDAAGQLGRYVEALSRELPDDVEVRGILVAPSVTDRARELLAEKGLAHVAVEPPDEARPSEDGTVGGASTPVEREDG; from the coding sequence GTGAGCGCGACCACTCTCCACCGGCCCGCCCACCGCGACGCGCTGGAGGCGCTGTCGGTCGCGTTCGACCGGGGGGAGCTGGTCACCGTGTTCGGCCGCTGTACCGTCGAGTACGACGGCCGCGCGGCCTCCTCGCTGGGGCCGGGCGACCGCCTGCTGATTCTCAAACCCGACGGGACGGCGCTGGTCCACACCGACGAGCAGCGCACGCCAGTGAACTGGCAGCCGCCGGGCTCCGAACACCACGTCGCGGTCCGCGACGGCCGCCTGCGCGTGCGCAGCGAGCGCGAGAACCCCGACGAGACGCTCGACGTGCGGTTCGAGCGCGTCGAGCAGGTGTCCGCCCTCCCGGTCACCGGCGGCCGGAGCGTCGACGTGTACGGCAGCGAGGAGGACCTCCGACAGCGGATCCTCGACGACCCCGACCTCGTGGAGCCGGGGTTCGAACCCGAAGCCACCGAACGCGAGACCGCGGCCGGCCCCGTCGACGTGTTCGGCCACGACGACGAGGGGCGGCCCGTGATCGTCGAACTCAAGCGACGCCGCGTCGGCCCGGATGCGGCGGGGCAGTTAGGCCGCTACGTCGAGGCACTCTCCCGTGAACTCCCCGACGATGTCGAGGTTCGCGGGATTCTCGTCGCCCCGTCGGTGACCGACCGAGCCCGGGAGCTGCTGGCCGAGAAGGGGCTCGCACACGTCGCCGTCGAGCCGCCGGACGAAGCGAGACCGTCGGAGGACGGCACGGTCGGGGGGGCCTCCACGCCGGTCGAGCGTGAAGACGGCTGA
- a CDS encoding MauE/DoxX family redox-associated membrane protein has protein sequence MSDPDAPSDREGRPLRYVMGLLYAVAGVSHFLAPRAFARVVPPQLPRPKALVYLSGVAEIVLGIGVLFERTRRRSAWGIVALLIAVFPANVYTVTDDVAPELVPDRFADAARVAAWLRLPFQAVLVGWAWLYTRPDGSGD, from the coding sequence ATGAGCGACCCCGACGCCCCCTCCGACCGCGAGGGGCGGCCACTCCGGTACGTGATGGGGCTGTTGTACGCCGTCGCGGGCGTGAGCCACTTCCTCGCGCCGCGGGCGTTCGCACGGGTGGTCCCGCCACAGCTCCCGCGGCCGAAAGCATTGGTGTATCTCTCCGGCGTCGCCGAGATCGTCCTCGGCATCGGCGTACTGTTCGAGCGAACGCGCCGGCGCTCGGCGTGGGGGATCGTCGCCCTGCTGATCGCGGTGTTCCCGGCGAACGTGTACACCGTGACCGACGACGTGGCGCCGGAGCTGGTGCCCGACCGGTTCGCCGACGCTGCCCGCGTCGCGGCGTGGCTCCGGCTCCCGTTCCAGGCCGTGCTGGTGGGCTGGGCGTGGCTGTACACGCGACCGGACGGGAGCGGCGACTGA
- a CDS encoding CPBP family intramembrane glutamic endopeptidase produces MAEHPVPTLPPLTLGNVALALLGLPLFVVLLGVTDTDLHPIATIGVYCAFAAVVVGVALYGEELSPADIGFRRPELVDFAYLVATTVVVLAVYVVTPPLIESLGLPVRSGAGAMGAGAGIGVAIARSVTNGVVEEILFRSYPIERLLASTDSPLLAGGVTWLVFTAAHALNWPLGSLLQTALVAAVLTVVYLRRRTLLPVAGAHVLVWVFATLGQHYGGA; encoded by the coding sequence ATGGCAGAGCATCCGGTCCCCACCCTCCCACCCCTCACCCTCGGAAACGTCGCGCTCGCCCTGCTCGGACTCCCGCTGTTCGTCGTCCTCCTGGGAGTGACCGACACCGACCTCCACCCGATAGCGACCATCGGCGTCTACTGCGCGTTCGCGGCCGTCGTCGTCGGCGTCGCCCTGTACGGCGAGGAGCTATCGCCGGCCGACATCGGCTTCCGGCGGCCCGAACTCGTCGATTTCGCGTACCTCGTCGCGACCACCGTCGTCGTTCTGGCTGTGTACGTCGTGACGCCGCCGCTGATCGAGTCGCTGGGGCTGCCCGTCCGATCGGGTGCCGGCGCGATGGGCGCCGGCGCCGGGATCGGCGTGGCGATCGCCCGGTCGGTGACCAACGGCGTCGTCGAGGAGATCCTCTTCCGGAGCTACCCAATCGAACGGCTCCTCGCGTCCACCGACAGTCCGCTGCTCGCCGGCGGCGTCACGTGGCTCGTGTTCACGGCCGCACACGCGCTGAACTGGCCGCTCGGGAGCCTCCTCCAGACCGCGCTGGTCGCCGCGGTGCTCACGGTCGTCTACCTGCGTCGGCGCACCCTCCTCCCCGTCGCCGGCGCGCACGTCCTCGTGTGGGTGTTCGCGACGCTCGGCCAGCACTACGGCGGAGCGTAG
- a CDS encoding NAD(P)-dependent oxidoreductase, protein MDTVVVTGGRGASGRWVVNRLREEDEVVVVDRDHPGFGAEPVGNVDFRAADLTDRGAVRELIAGIDPDVVVHWGAIPALGRHPEGEVFENNAVAAYNVLTAAGEAGARIVQASSDGAYGFFFAEETPLPDELPITESHPRRPADGYGLSKVAAEEVAAGVARRHGVQAVSIRPSWIQEPGGYPCREPEYTEDLDAGAGNYWSYVDARDVASMVEAALATEFASEGGHEAFNCVAADNALGEPLAELLERYYGDVPDAGSGVDGDGSAYSVGKAEELLGWAPEHSWREAADENVPRPTLVRD, encoded by the coding sequence ATGGACACCGTCGTCGTCACCGGTGGCCGCGGCGCCTCGGGGCGTTGGGTCGTCAACCGCCTGCGCGAGGAGGACGAAGTCGTCGTCGTCGACCGCGACCACCCCGGTTTCGGCGCCGAACCGGTCGGAAACGTCGACTTCCGGGCCGCCGACCTCACGGACCGCGGCGCCGTCCGCGAACTGATCGCGGGCATCGACCCCGATGTTGTCGTCCACTGGGGTGCGATCCCCGCGCTCGGCCGCCACCCCGAGGGTGAAGTGTTCGAGAACAACGCCGTCGCGGCGTACAACGTCCTCACCGCGGCGGGCGAGGCGGGCGCCCGGATCGTCCAAGCCTCCAGCGACGGCGCGTACGGCTTCTTCTTCGCCGAGGAGACGCCGCTGCCGGACGAACTGCCGATCACCGAGTCACACCCGCGACGGCCGGCGGACGGCTACGGGCTCTCGAAAGTCGCCGCCGAGGAGGTCGCCGCCGGCGTCGCGCGCCGCCACGGCGTGCAGGCGGTGTCGATCCGCCCCTCGTGGATTCAGGAGCCCGGGGGGTATCCGTGTCGGGAGCCGGAGTATACCGAGGACCTCGACGCCGGCGCGGGGAACTACTGGTCCTACGTCGACGCCCGCGACGTGGCGTCGATGGTCGAGGCGGCGCTGGCGACCGAGTTCGCGTCCGAGGGGGGCCACGAGGCGTTCAACTGCGTCGCCGCGGACAACGCGCTGGGCGAACCGCTGGCTGAACTGTTGGAACGCTACTACGGCGACGTTCCGGACGCTGGGTCGGGCGTCGACGGCGACGGCTCGGCGTACAGCGTCGGGAAGGCCGAGGAGCTGTTGGGGTGGGCGCCAGAGCACTCGTGGCGGGAGGCGGCAGACGAGAACGTTCCGCGCCCGACGCTGGTTCGGGACTGA
- a CDS encoding fumarylacetoacetate hydrolase family protein, translating into MRLARISTGDGVVAGEYDDGVVRSDGDEYVVGEDGTLAPPCDPSAVYCIGRNYAENLERKGYERPEQPTFFIKPPASVIGHEAPIPYPTFSEEVTYAGELAAVIGQRCHDLSPAEAESVVQGFTIMNDVDALDQPGLTSRKAFDGSGPLGPWIETDVDPRSLEMHTDISGERRQDANTELMLWGPYELISFLSERFTFRPGDVIAFGSPGNPGTIEPGDEVEIWYEGVGTLRNSVE; encoded by the coding sequence ATGCGACTCGCACGGATCTCGACCGGCGACGGCGTCGTCGCCGGCGAGTACGACGACGGCGTGGTGCGAAGCGACGGCGACGAGTACGTGGTGGGCGAGGACGGGACGCTCGCGCCGCCGTGTGACCCCTCGGCGGTGTACTGTATCGGGCGGAACTACGCCGAGAACCTGGAACGGAAGGGGTACGAGCGCCCCGAGCAGCCGACCTTCTTCATCAAGCCGCCGGCGTCGGTGATCGGTCACGAGGCGCCGATCCCGTACCCGACGTTCTCCGAGGAGGTGACGTACGCGGGCGAACTCGCGGCGGTGATCGGGCAGCGCTGTCACGATCTCTCCCCGGCGGAGGCGGAGAGCGTCGTCCAGGGGTTCACCATCATGAACGACGTCGACGCGCTGGACCAGCCGGGGCTCACCTCGCGGAAGGCGTTCGACGGCTCCGGGCCGCTGGGGCCGTGGATCGAGACCGACGTGGATCCGCGGAGTCTGGAGATGCACACCGACATCAGCGGCGAGCGCCGGCAGGACGCGAACACGGAGCTGATGCTGTGGGGGCCGTACGAACTGATTTCGTTCCTCTCGGAGCGGTTCACGTTCCGGCCGGGGGACGTGATCGCGTTCGGGAGTCCGGGGAATCCGGGGACGATCGAGCCGGGCGACGAGGTGGAGATCTGGTACGAGGGAGTGGGGACGCTGCGGAATTCGGTGGAGTAG
- a CDS encoding enoyl-CoA hydratase/isomerase family protein: MPEYGPYRHLDVTVEDGLATLTIDRPGTHNALNTAAMHDIDRAFAEIGSDRSVDAVVIEGAGEAAFSAGADLAEYAGPTEEHDPTQRERQERFHEIFRAPHDCHAPVIAKIDGFCVGGGLVLALYCDLRIASERSTFGLPTAAVGLLPTGGATRRLVDAVGESTAKELVFTAERIDAARAREAGLLNGVVPAESLDERVAELVASMSEVGDEARERAKRAINAAVAAPDPAAARAREASLWWEQFESSERRERVDAFLDG, translated from the coding sequence ATGCCCGAGTACGGCCCCTACCGCCACCTCGACGTCACCGTCGAGGACGGTCTCGCCACGCTCACGATCGACCGCCCCGGGACGCACAACGCGCTGAACACCGCCGCGATGCACGACATCGACCGGGCGTTCGCCGAGATCGGGAGCGACCGCTCGGTCGACGCGGTGGTGATCGAGGGCGCCGGCGAGGCGGCGTTCTCCGCCGGCGCCGACCTCGCGGAGTACGCCGGCCCGACCGAGGAGCACGACCCCACACAGCGCGAGCGACAGGAGCGGTTCCACGAGATCTTCCGCGCCCCGCACGACTGTCACGCGCCCGTGATCGCGAAGATCGACGGGTTCTGCGTCGGCGGCGGCCTCGTGCTCGCGCTCTACTGCGATCTCCGGATCGCCAGCGAGCGCTCGACGTTCGGCCTGCCCACCGCCGCGGTCGGCCTGCTGCCCACCGGCGGCGCGACCCGGCGACTGGTCGACGCCGTCGGCGAATCGACCGCGAAGGAGCTGGTGTTCACCGCCGAGCGGATCGACGCGGCCCGCGCCCGGGAGGCCGGCCTGCTGAACGGCGTCGTCCCCGCGGAGTCGCTGGACGAGCGGGTCGCCGAACTCGTAGCGTCGATGAGCGAAGTGGGTGACGAAGCCAGAGAACGGGCGAAGCGGGCGATCAACGCCGCCGTCGCGGCGCCTGACCCCGCGGCAGCGCGGGCCCGCGAGGCGTCGCTGTGGTGGGAACAGTTCGAGAGTTCGGAGCGCCGGGAGCGCGTCGACGCGTTCCTCGACGGGTAG
- a CDS encoding carbohydrate kinase family protein — protein MPYQRLARRLADDPAPTVSTLPDGSVDRYCRLSAGALDPIERRQTFVRETERGGRKGFGLDPEFVEPGGQAVNTAQQAHALGADATCYGHLDDPEPGRDAFADLPFDTVSMGRAAIVNVLDFADEDLMLVEASPDIPEWELADLREAAPLPVVFGADSEGRSPSSDRASPGHAVACANWVSTPGMADAFHELGEASLPRVPFVFDPGDVLGSDPEAHRELREAVRALGDSVDIALSVNRTELKAITAALPDPPAPPVDDEDRVIAIREGTDAAAVVKHGKEEALAATEEGIVRVDNPVVEDRRQIGGGDRFAGGLAVGLGADWEWPVALACGNACASHYVATGETASATVLREWLVENGIA, from the coding sequence GTGCCCTACCAGCGTCTGGCCCGACGGCTGGCCGACGACCCCGCCCCGACGGTGAGCACGCTCCCCGACGGGAGCGTCGACCGCTACTGTCGGCTCTCGGCGGGCGCGCTCGACCCCATCGAGCGCCGGCAAACGTTCGTCCGCGAGACCGAACGCGGCGGCCGGAAGGGGTTCGGGCTCGACCCGGAGTTCGTCGAACCCGGCGGGCAGGCGGTCAACACCGCCCAGCAGGCCCACGCGCTGGGCGCGGACGCGACCTGCTACGGCCACCTCGACGACCCCGAACCGGGGCGTGACGCCTTCGCGGACCTGCCGTTCGACACCGTCTCGATGGGCCGAGCGGCGATCGTGAACGTGCTCGACTTCGCGGACGAGGACCTGATGCTGGTCGAAGCATCGCCCGACATCCCCGAGTGGGAACTCGCCGACCTGCGCGAGGCCGCGCCGCTGCCGGTCGTGTTCGGCGCCGACAGCGAGGGACGGAGTCCCTCTAGCGACCGGGCGTCGCCCGGTCATGCGGTCGCCTGCGCCAACTGGGTGTCGACCCCGGGGATGGCCGACGCGTTTCACGAACTCGGCGAGGCGTCGCTCCCGCGCGTGCCGTTCGTGTTCGACCCCGGCGACGTGCTGGGGAGCGATCCCGAAGCTCACCGCGAACTCCGGGAAGCAGTCCGCGCACTCGGGGACAGCGTCGACATCGCGCTCTCGGTGAACCGGACCGAACTGAAGGCGATCACCGCCGCGCTCCCCGACCCGCCGGCGCCGCCCGTCGACGACGAGGACCGCGTGATCGCGATCCGTGAGGGGACCGACGCCGCCGCGGTCGTGAAACACGGGAAGGAAGAGGCGCTAGCCGCGACCGAGGAGGGGATCGTTCGCGTGGACAACCCCGTGGTCGAGGACCGCCGGCAGATCGGGGGTGGCGACCGCTTCGCGGGCGGGCTCGCGGTCGGGCTGGGCGCCGACTGGGAGTGGCCGGTCGCGCTCGCCTGCGGGAACGCGTGTGCGAGCCACTACGTCGCGACCGGCGAGACCGCGTCGGCGACCGTGCTGCGGGAGTGGCTGGTCGAGAACGGGATCGCCTAG
- a CDS encoding 50S ribosomal protein L16 — translation MSDKPASMYREIDKPSYTRREYITGIPGSKIAQHNMGDLQADPDDYPVKISLRPEETLQIRHGSLESARLSANRHLIKELGEGNYKMVLRKFPHEVLRENKQATGAGADRVSDGMRQAFGKPVGTAARVDKGDSVFTAYCDVEQADAVKEAFRRAYNKMSPPCRIVVERGEELLVR, via the coding sequence ATGTCTGACAAGCCCGCCTCCATGTACCGGGAGATCGACAAGCCGTCGTACACCCGGCGCGAGTACATCACCGGTATCCCCGGATCGAAGATCGCCCAGCACAACATGGGCGACCTGCAGGCAGATCCCGACGACTACCCCGTCAAGATCTCCCTGCGCCCCGAGGAGACGCTGCAGATCCGCCACGGCTCGCTCGAGTCCGCGCGGCTCTCTGCCAACCGTCACCTGATCAAGGAGCTCGGCGAGGGCAACTACAAGATGGTGCTCCGCAAGTTCCCCCACGAGGTGCTCCGGGAGAACAAGCAGGCGACCGGCGCCGGCGCCGACCGTGTCTCCGACGGGATGCGGCAGGCGTTCGGGAAGCCGGTCGGCACCGCCGCCCGCGTCGACAAGGGCGATAGCGTCTTCACGGCCTACTGCGACGTCGAACAGGCCGACGCCGTGAAGGAGGCGTTCCGCCGCGCCTACAACAAGATGTCGCCGCCCTGCCGCATCGTCGTCGAGCGCGGCGAGGAGCTGCTCGTCCGGTAA
- the htpX gene encoding zinc metalloprotease HtpX, with translation MEWKADWGLRARMAVTMLLLGLLYVVFIGALSLTDIGMTGIVVVMGLFMVGQFFFSDKLALRSMGAHEVEREEYPELHATIERLCQQADLPKPKVAVSDMRVPNAFAAGRSKKSATVCVTRGLLRTLDDEELEGVLAHELAHVKNRDVMVMTIASFLSTLAFMVVRFGFLFGGGGHDRQGGAPVLVAVVISFAVWLLSFLLIRLLSRYREFAADRGGAAITGKPAALASALMTIDGSMDRVPQEDLRETSEMNAFFVIPIRSGFVGKLFSTHPSTENRVERLRELEREMETQ, from the coding sequence ATGGAGTGGAAAGCGGACTGGGGGCTGCGGGCGCGCATGGCCGTGACCATGCTGCTGCTCGGCCTCCTCTACGTGGTCTTCATCGGCGCCCTCTCGCTGACGGATATCGGCATGACCGGTATCGTCGTCGTGATGGGGCTGTTCATGGTCGGGCAGTTCTTCTTCAGCGACAAACTCGCGCTGCGGAGCATGGGCGCCCACGAGGTCGAACGCGAGGAGTACCCCGAACTCCACGCGACGATCGAGCGCCTCTGCCAGCAGGCCGACCTCCCCAAGCCCAAAGTCGCCGTTTCGGACATGCGGGTGCCCAACGCGTTCGCCGCGGGCCGGTCGAAGAAGAGTGCGACCGTCTGTGTGACCCGGGGGTTGCTGCGCACCCTCGACGACGAGGAGCTGGAGGGCGTGCTGGCCCACGAGCTCGCCCACGTCAAGAACCGCGACGTGATGGTGATGACCATCGCCTCGTTCCTCTCGACGCTGGCGTTCATGGTCGTCCGGTTCGGCTTCCTGTTCGGCGGCGGCGGCCACGACCGTCAGGGCGGCGCGCCAGTCCTCGTCGCGGTCGTGATCTCCTTCGCGGTGTGGCTGCTCTCGTTCCTGCTGATCCGCCTGCTCTCGCGGTACCGCGAGTTCGCGGCCGACCGCGGCGGCGCGGCGATCACGGGCAAACCAGCCGCGCTGGCGTCGGCGCTGATGACGATCGACGGCAGCATGGACCGCGTCCCCCAGGAGGACCTGCGCGAGACCTCGGAGATGAACGCCTTTTTCGTCATCCCGATCCGGTCCGGCTTCGTCGGCAAACTGTTCAGCACCCACCCGAGCACGGAGAACCGCGTCGAGCGCCTGCGCGAGCTCGAACGCGAGATGGAGACGCAGTAG